A genome region from Clostridium pasteurianum includes the following:
- a CDS encoding GDSL-type esterase/lipase family protein, protein MDQKTMEILKKPEIKGAIKAVRSNYIQKHKKNKLTNYKILNKSVKKGQILFVGSSLMEFFPIDEMQQTLEKNCIIYNRGIAGFVTTELLNSMDECIFELQPSKIFINIGTNDMNTPDYRKESLIKNYDKILNQISERLPNCRVYVMAYYPVNAKADFPDVDKEFKENRFKTRTNAVILEANESIKELAKKHNYEFINVNDGLMDEEGNLKEEFSIEGIHMWSNAYSVILENMKKYL, encoded by the coding sequence ATGGATCAAAAGACTATGGAAATACTAAAGAAGCCAGAAATAAAGGGTGCAATTAAGGCTGTAAGATCTAATTATATACAAAAGCACAAGAAAAACAAATTAACAAATTATAAAATACTTAATAAATCTGTTAAGAAAGGACAAATTTTATTTGTGGGTTCTTCGTTAATGGAATTTTTCCCAATTGATGAGATGCAGCAAACTTTAGAGAAAAATTGCATTATCTATAATCGTGGAATTGCAGGTTTTGTAACAACAGAATTATTAAATTCTATGGATGAATGTATTTTTGAGCTGCAACCATCAAAAATATTTATTAATATAGGAACAAATGATATGAATACACCGGATTATAGAAAAGAAAGCTTAATTAAAAACTATGACAAGATTTTAAATCAAATAAGTGAAAGATTGCCAAATTGCAGGGTGTATGTAATGGCTTATTATCCAGTAAATGCAAAGGCTGATTTCCCTGATGTGGATAAAGAATTTAAAGAAAACAGATTTAAGACACGTACAAATGCTGTCATTTTGGAAGCGAATGAATCTATTAAAGAATTAGCTAAAAAGCATAATTATGAATTTATTAATGTAAATGATGGATTAATGGATGAAGAAGGAAACTTAAAAGAAGAATTTTCAATAGAAGGTATACATATGTGGTCCAATGCATATTCAGTTATTCTTGAAAATATGAAGAAATATTTATAA